The Thermothelomyces thermophilus ATCC 42464 chromosome 6, complete sequence DNA segment CTTATCTGTCAGATGCTCGTGCAGCTCGACTTTGGAGCTGTCGAACTCCTTGCGGAGCGCATCAATGGGCGATActaaataagggaactcgaCGGCCCCGGAACCCCAGCCCGAAGCCAGCGTGCCTTGGTTACTACAATGTGTTAGTTTCTACGTGTGTGATGCTTGGATCGACGGCGTAGACTGCTCCTCTCTTTCGACTAGGAAACGGTTTGATGGAGGGATCGACATACCAAGCACGATCCTTGCAGTAGTTGGGTCCTTTCCCGGGCCCAGCGTCGTCCCCAAACACGCCAACGCTGAACTTTCCGGTGCGTCTTCTTCCTGTCGCTCTCGCAGCAGCGCCACGTCTCGCCTCGAGTTCCGCCTCGTCTAGGCCAGTGCGGCTAATAGGCAGCAATCCCTCATTCTTGAGCAGCACCGTGCCCTGGACGGCCACTTCGCGGGCGATGACGGAGTGGTTCGCCTTCACGTCCACGAACTGGTTGACCACGACCTTCTCCTGCGGGCTCGGGCTCCCGGGCGCCAGGACGCCGGTGCGGTCATCGGTCCAGGACGAGAAGTTGGGCGGCTGGCGCGGGAACTTGGTCTCGTCGTCCTGCCCCAGCTGGTACCAGGCCGCAACGATTCGGGTGACCATGTCGTTCAGGCGATCGACGGGGACGCTGCCGTTCAGGACCGCCCTGCTCAGCTCGGGTCCCCAAAACGACTCTCCGCTGGCCCACTTCGCGCCATCGCCGGGCATGGTCATGTCCAGACCCGCCAGGGCCGAGGCCACCCCGGAGCGCTGGGCAAGCCAGTCGCTCATGACGAAACCCTGGAAGCCCATCTCGTCCTTGAGGATGCCATTGAGCAACTTGCTGTTGCCGCAGGCGTACGAGTTGTTGACCATGTTGTAGGAGCACATGACGGAGGCGACGCCGGCTTTGACTGCGTCGGCGAAGGGCCAAACATACAGCTCGTGCAGGGTACGGTCGTCGATGTTGGCACTGAGGGCATGGGGCAGGCCCCACTCCCACGGCTGGCGGAAGTGCTCCTGCTCGTTTCCGACGAAGTGCTTAATTGTGGCCATGACGCCCTCGCTCTGGATGCCCTTGACCGTCTCGGCACCCGCCACGCCCTGCAGGTACGGATCGgccccgaatccttcccagtTGCGCCCGCCGGCGGGCATACGGCCGAGGGGGCCCACGCAGGGGCCCAGAAGGACGTTAATGCCCTTTTGGCGCGCTTCGATGCCGTGAGCACGGCCACGCGCGTACATCAACTGGCGATTCCAGGTTGCGCCTACCGTGATGCTTGCGGGAAAGGCGGTGATGTTATCGGCGAACCTGATGCCCAACGGCCCGTCCTGCAACTGCAGTTGCGGGAAGCCCACGTGGACGGCCGGACCGTTGGTGCCAACCGCAAGGCCCATCTGCCACCCTGTCCCGGTCGTGACATTGACCTTTTCCGCCAGCGTCATCTTGCTCACCATCTTGGCCGCCTTCTCATAACTCTCGGCCCACGTCTTGGCAATGCCGCCCTTAGGGGCCGGGTACCACGGGGGCGACTGGCCATAGGGAGGCTCTTCCTGATATTTCTTGTAGACGAAGGCACCTCCCGCGCTTAGCAAGATCCACAGCCCGATGAAGCCAGCCAAAAAACCGATGCAACACCGGCTCCGCCGCCCCAGGCAACGGAGGATCCACGATTGACGTGCTTTGTTTGCCGCGGGAAACGACGGGCCGTAGTCGGACTTGGGTGATCGAGGTGCGTTGCGGTCAAGATACTCGATCGCTTCAATGTCGGAGTCGGAATCATGGCCGGCGTCGTCCTTGGGGCGTTGGGGCGACCGCTTAGAATCGCGGAGGAGCCCTTGATGGCTCCCGTCGCGAGCCATCGTGTATCGACTTGAATTGCCTTGCGTGTCCCCGTAAAAAAAATCGAGCTCGCAAATTGATCTTAAAACTCTATGTTCGGGAACGGGTCGCCATCAGGAAAGCCTGGCGACTTCATCGGGTCGTGAAACCTCGATCACGAGCAGCGGTCGCGGAGCTACGTGACTGCTGAGACCGTGGAACCTGGGATCACAGGGGCTCTGCTATACCGCGCGGTCGGTTCGAAATCTCTACTGATCGACAAGGAGCGTCTATGCCGTGCGTTGACAAGAAAAGTGATGAAAATTCTGTTGACGGAAGCAGGTTCGAGGTTGGAATTCCGGAGTCGAGGGAGCCTTCTCATCCATGTCCTGATGCTTTGGGGGTGCCTTGGCGAGCTTCGATTGGAACTCGATCCGATTGGGCGATCTCTTGGGGGTGTGTGTCATTCGCTCCCGTCCGCAGCCAGGCACACGCCAGGTCTTGTTCTTCCCATCCCGTCCCGACTAACTTAACGTTAAACTGAGCAGCGTCCACAGGTCTATGGCGTCCATGAGGGTATGCCGCAAGTAGCGAAGATCATCGCAAAGCGATTAGGTCGTGGGAGTCGCATCGAGCTGCAACCGCCAACTCCAGGTTGGTGGTGTCCGGAATCAATTAACGACGAAGGTTAGTTATTTAGTGAGCCAAGCTGCTGGCGGCCGCCCGGACCCGACCGCCTGGGCTCGCGAA contains these protein-coding regions:
- a CDS encoding glycoside hydrolase family 3 protein (CAZy_ID 267774); the encoded protein is MARDGSHQGLLRDSKRSPQRPKDDAGHDSDSDIEAIEYLDRNAPRSPKSDYGPSFPAANKARQSWILRCLGRRSRCCIGFLAGFIGLWILLSAGGAFVYKKYQEEPPYGQSPPWYPAPKGGIAKTWAESYEKAAKMVSKMTLAEKVNVTTGTGWQMGLAVGTNGPAVHVGFPQLQLQDGPLGIRFADNITAFPASITVGATWNRQLMYARGRAHGIEARQKGINVLLGPCVGPLGRMPAGGRNWEGFGADPYLQGVAGAETVKGIQSEGVMATIKHFVGNEQEHFRQPWEWGLPHALSANIDDRTLHELYVWPFADAVKAGVASVMCSYNMVNNSYACGNSKLLNGILKDEMGFQGFVMSDWLAQRSGVASALAGLDMTMPGDGAKWASGESFWGPELSRAVLNGSVPVDRLNDMVTRIVAAWYQLGQDDETKFPRQPPNFSSWTDDRTGVLAPGSPSPQEKVVVNQFVDVKANHSVIAREVAVQGTVLLKNEGLLPISRTGLDEAELEARRGAAARATGRRRTGKFSVGVFGDDAGPGKGPNYCKDRACNQGTLASGWGSGAVEFPYLVSPIDALRKEFDSSKVELHEHLTDKPSFAGKDAAVLEDLELCIVFVNADAGEGFVRWEDVKGDRPNLNLQKGGDDLIVNVASKCGSGSGDVIVVVHAVGPVLMEKWIELPNIKAVLFANLPGQESGNALADVLFGKANPSGHLPFTIGKSPEDYGPGGKVMYLPNGVVPQQDFSEGLYVDYRYFDKKDIEPRFEFGFGLSYTTFNLSNLRVTSHKNKSALPAARPSPAAQPPSYPTAIPPKDEAMFPPGFRALEKYIYPYLESVDDIEVGDYPYPDGYDTEQPLSGAGGDEGGNPDLWATYVTVSADVKNDGPVAGAVVPQLYLEYPAKEGVDFPVRVLRGFDKFYLEPGETHAARFNLTRRDLSYWDVVEQNWVMVTEGEYKFRVGFSSRDLPLTGTW